CGATCGGCAACCATCAGCTCAGCCCCGAAAGCCTGATGATGGGTTACGGCTTCGACCCGACCCTATCCGAGGGCAGCCTCAAGCCGCCGATCTTCCTCACCTCGACTTTCGTCTTCGAGACCGCCGCCCACGGCAAGCGCTTCTTCGAGGGCATCACCGGCAAGCGTCCGGGCGGGGCCGAGGGCCTCGTCTATTCGCGCTTCAACGGGCCCAACCAGGAGATCCTCGAAGCCCGCCTCAAGCTGTGGGAAGAAGCCGAGGAAGCGCTTGCCTTCTCGAGCGGCATGTCGGCCATCGCCACCTTGCTCCTCACCTATGCCCGGCCGGGCGACGTCATCGTCCATTCGGGTCCGCTCTACGCCGCGACCGAGACGCTGATCGCCAAGATCCTCGGCCAGTTCGGGATCACCTGGCTCGACTTCCCGGCGGGCGCCACGCAGGACGAAATCGCCAAGGTCATCGAGGCCGCCAAGGCCAAGGGTCGCCTGAGCCTCATCTATCTCGAGAGCCCCGCCAACCCGACCAACGCGCTGGTCGACGTCGAGGCGGTCCGCGCCGCGCGTGACGCCGCCTTCGCCGGCGGCGACGTGCCGCCGATCGCGATCGACAACACCTTCCTTGGGCCGCTCTGGGCCAAGCCGCTGGCGCAGGGCGCCGACGTCACCGTCTACTCCCTCACCAAATATGCCGGTGGTCACAGCGACCTCGTCGCGGGCGGGCTGGTCGGCGCCAAGAAGTTCCTCGACCCCATCCGGATGATGCGCAACACGATCGGGACCATCTGCGATCCCAACACCGCCTGGATGCTGCTCCGGAGCCTCGAGACGCTGGAACTCCGGATGAGCCGCGCGGGCGAGAATGCGGCCAAGGTCTGCGCGTTCCTCAAGGACCATCCCAAGGTCGAGAGCGTCGGCTACCTCGGCTTCCTCGAGGAAGGCAGCCGCCAGGCCGACATCTACAAGCGTCACTGCACTGGCGCGGGTTCGACCTTCTCGCTCTATCTGAAGGGCGGCGAGAAGGAGGCCTTCGCTTTCCTCGACAACCTGACCATCGCGCACCTTGCGGTGAGCCTCGGCGGGACCGAGACGCTGGCCAGCGCCCCGGCGGCGATGACCCATCTCAGCGTTCCCGACGAGCGCAAGCAGGCACTGGGGATCACCGACAATCTCGTCCGGATCAGCATCGGGGTCGAGAATGCCGACGACCTTATCGCCGACTTCGCCCACGCGCTCGACGCGGTCTGAGAGTTACAAAGCTCCGAGGGTGCAGGGGGCGCGCGTCATTTCGCGGCCCCCGTCGCATTAACGGATCTGCGTCGAATCCTGCTCGGCGCGACTTCAGCCCTCGGTCGGGCCGGTGCCGAGGATCCGGTTCGACACGCACTCCTCGACCTCGTCGACGAGCGAGGCGAGGCGCGCCGCGGCGGCGGCCATCTCGGGTGTCGTGTCGAGCAGCTTCAAGGCGGCACGCAAGTGATACACAGCGCTCTGAGCGGCGCTGACTTCGGCAGACGTCGTCATCATCAATTCAAACCCCGTTTCAGGGGCTTGCTAGCAGAAGCTCATCACTCGGCGAAATAGGCCAGCATCCGCTCCGTGCCTTTTTGGGTCAGCCCCACATTGGTGACACGTCGGTCGTTGGTATCGGTCTCGCGCCACACGAGGCCGCGATGGTCGAGCACCGCGAGCCAGCGGATGGCGGTCGTCAGCGGGACCTTGGCCATTTCCTGGAGCTGGCGGACCTTGAGCGAGTTCGCGCGGTCGGCGAAGGCGAACAGGATCAGCAGCAGGTCCCAGGCCGGATCGGCAAAAAGATCGGCGCCGAACAGCGTGCTGCGCTGCTCGCGCTTGCGCCATTCGCGCTCCGCCCTGGCGTGCGGATCGGCCCTGTTGCCGGGGTTAAGTCGCTTCCTCGGTGCCAGCAGGCCCTGAAGCTGTCCCACGATCATCCGGAACTCGTTACCATCGAGTCGCTCGGCCGCCGGCGCAGCGTCGCCAATCACGAGCGGCGGGGCGATGTCCTTGGTCTGGCTGGCGGCGAGGATTTCGGCTTCGGCACGGGTCAACGCTTGGCCCATATCACTGACTTTCTTGCACGATCGGCGGCGGGGCCGAGGATGATGGGGGAAGATCGCGGTCGTTGGCGACGCGCTCGCCGCGGCGGGCGGCGAGGCCGTCGCCGGAGGCGGGCACGACCCTCGACGAGGCCAGCAAGGCCGGGCGGAACGGCCGCGGGACGCTGTGGAGGTCCGATTGCCGGATGACCTCGCACAGGGTCGGCCAGAAGCGGGCGGCGAGAAGGGCGAGGATCATCGGCCAGCCCCAGATCCGGAGGAGCACGGCATAGCTCAGGCTGATCGTCTCGGGCGCCAGCAGCTTGACCAGGTGGCCGAGGCTTCCGTTCAACTGGAAGGCCGCGACGAGGATGCTCATCCACGACGGCCGGCGGACGGCGAGGATCGTCAGGACGATCGTCGCGAGGACGTCGACCGCGAGATAGGCGGTCGAGACCGAGACGAAGTCGCCCGGGTTGACCACCATGACCGCGATCGTCGCGAGATTGCCCAAGAGAAGGACGATCCCAGTGGTCCGCTCGCTTCGCGTGCCCTTGGCGAGGGCAAAGGAGAGGGTGAGAAGAAGCAGCCCCGCATAGGCGATTGACGTATACAAGACTGCTTCCCCTCCCCCTGTTCGAATGCCCTTACGCGACCACGGTCAGCGCAGGCTTCGGGCTTGGCGCCGTCTCCGCGCTGCCGCTGGCCGGCGGGCATTCGCCCCAGTCGCCCATCGAGCGGGCGCCGAGACCGATCCGGGTTTTCTCGTCGTTGAGCAAGGCATGCGCCTCGGCAATGGTCGAACGCGCTTCGAGCAGCGCCGCCTGCGTGCTGGCGAGGGCCTTGAGGCTCTCCTGGCCGGCGGTGATCGGCAGCTTGGCCAACTGACGACCCTCGAGGATCGCCAGCGCCAGGCGCGAGCCGCGCATCAGCGCTTCCTCGATCGAGGCTTCCATGGGCATGAGTTCCTGGGCGACTTTCTGGGCAGCTGCCAGACGCTGATTCAACATTTCTCTTCGACTCCCGCTGTGGAGCCGTCGCTTCAGATCAGCACCATCTTCAACCCTTCGGCGCAGGCGATCAGCAACGTCAGGGCGACGATCGATCCCAGCGCGACGCGGCCGATCATCGACAGCGTCTGGAGTGGCGACAATGGCGGATCGAGGTCGGCGGCCCCGGTTTCCGTGTACTCGTGACCAGCAAGCTCGTCGTGAGTGAACACCTTGTCGGGACTAGGCTCGAGGTTGTGCAGGTTGATTAATCCGACCTGAGGCGGAGCCTCACCTTCGGCGGCGAGGAAGACACGGGCAGCCTCGGCGGTGCTGCCGACGCCGAGCTTCTCTCGGGCGATGCGCAGGTGCTTCTCGACCATGCTGTCGGAGATGCCGAGGTCGCGCGCGATCTGCTTGTAGGATTTGTAATCGGCAACACCGCGCAGACAGTCGCGCTGCCTCGGGGTCAGTTGCTCGATCGAGACCATGTCGGATCCATTAGGCAGCTTC
This genomic window from Sphingomonas rosea contains:
- a CDS encoding cystathionine gamma-synthase family protein, encoding MENEAQMSGVPASRRPKKSPTAIGNHQLSPESLMMGYGFDPTLSEGSLKPPIFLTSTFVFETAAHGKRFFEGITGKRPGGAEGLVYSRFNGPNQEILEARLKLWEEAEEALAFSSGMSAIATLLLTYARPGDVIVHSGPLYAATETLIAKILGQFGITWLDFPAGATQDEIAKVIEAAKAKGRLSLIYLESPANPTNALVDVEAVRAARDAAFAGGDVPPIAIDNTFLGPLWAKPLAQGADVTVYSLTKYAGGHSDLVAGGLVGAKKFLDPIRMMRNTIGTICDPNTAWMLLRSLETLELRMSRAGENAAKVCAFLKDHPKVESVGYLGFLEEGSRQADIYKRHCTGAGSTFSLYLKGGEKEAFAFLDNLTIAHLAVSLGGTETLASAPAAMTHLSVPDERKQALGITDNLVRISIGVENADDLIADFAHALDAV
- a CDS encoding helix-turn-helix transcriptional regulator — encoded protein: MVSIEQLTPRQRDCLRGVADYKSYKQIARDLGISDSMVEKHLRIAREKLGVGSTAEAARVFLAAEGEAPPQVGLINLHNLEPSPDKVFTHDELAGHEYTETGAADLDPPLSPLQTLSMIGRVALGSIVALTLLIACAEGLKMVLI